In one window of Cydia pomonella isolate Wapato2018A chromosome 16, ilCydPomo1, whole genome shotgun sequence DNA:
- the LOC133526219 gene encoding uncharacterized protein LOC133526219 yields the protein MAALTLCLLAVLCSLLHQGSAIVCYQCNSHNDSRCLMDKLPDSLRKECGSKDTMCRKISQTVEFEMNGMPPDSRVIRGCGWDESNYKGRCYQRSGFGGRQEVCSCLEDGCNSATAPVAATLLMLLIAAVFRF from the exons atggcggctctAACGCTGTGCCTTTTGGCGGTATTGTGCAGTTTGCTACATCAAG GTTCAGCCATCGTGTGCTACCAATGCAACAGCCACAATGACTCCCGCTGCCTCATGGACAAGCTGCCCGACTCTCTTCGCAAGGAGTGCGGCTCCAAGGACACCATGTGCAGGAAGATCTCGCAGACCGTAGAGTTCGAGATGAACGGCATGCCACCGGACAGCAGGGTCATCCGAGGGTGCGGCTGGGACGAGAGCAACTACAAG gGACGTTGCTACCAGCGCTCAGGCTTCGGCGGTCGCCAAGAAGTGTGCTCCTGCCTAGAAGACGGCTGCAACTCGGCCACAGCACCCGTAGCCGCCACACTGCTCATGCTGCTCATCGCCGCAGTCTTCAGGTTCTAG
- the LOC133526216 gene encoding uncharacterized protein LOC133526216 — protein sequence MFFLYVMSDILAAVFILNTYHGCASGTLLYTCIALFWSHKRAARCISVRTAQCARIAPSTLAHLSLRFSIISRLVLVWCLTFLSPNFWIITKMRYFAFGLLVFCGLFEYGSPIMCYECNSATNSQCLQNVLPENLKRNCSEHDRGVTHTLCRKIIQHVDVAVNDQLPASRVIRSCGWDETKYKGACYHRSGYGGRQEVCSCTKDLCNGSNDVTSITALALASSLMTILKLVCQ from the exons atgtTTTTCCTGTACGTAATGAGCGACATCCTTGCGGCGGTCTTCATATTGAATACATATCATGGGTGTGCAAGCGGGACATTGCTATATACATGCATAGCGCTGTTTTGGTCACACAAGAGAGCCGCACGGTGCATCAGTGTGAGAACAGCGCAATGCGCGCGCATTGCCCCGTCGACTCTTGCGCATCTGAGCCTTAGATTTAGTATAATAAGTAGGTTAGTACTAGTCTGGTGTCTGACTTTTTTAAGTCCTAATTTTTGGATAATTACCAAAATGAGGTACTTCGCTTTTGGATTACTGGTGTTTTGCGGATTATTTGAATATG GTTCCCCAATAATGTGTTACGAATGCAACAGCGCCACCAACTCCCAATGCCTCCAAAACGTCCTCCCAGAGAACCTCAAGCGCAACTGTTCGGAGCACGACCGCGGCGTGACGCATACGCTGTGTCGTAAGATTATACAACATGTGGATGTGGCTGTTAATGACCAGTTACCGGCTAGCAGGGTTATTAGGAGCTGCGGATGGGATGAGACCAAATATAAG GGCGCCTGCTACCACCGCTCCGGCTACGGCGGAAGACAAGAGGTCTGCTCCTGCACCAAGGACCTCTGCAACGGGTCCAACGATGTCACCTCTATAACCGCCCTTGCTCTCGCTTCGTCTCTCATGACGATACTCAAGCTTGTCTGCCAATGA
- the LOC133526320 gene encoding uncharacterized protein LOC133526320, whose translation MQEYGGSNKTDHREGERGHQDFHHSVMQKGNYGCSNKEISDSNMATYCRVATGIYEATAADQQYQQRYNNPSAPTFSSPPNSPLVGLVFDPSSPNYKMDRNSHTDRRSHSTWSLSYQEPIGTGAKKKIVKSQDKRQVYSADPRYHERYKDSSTETDRQKNKDRNLTSESTSSLDFFVEGERMVSELCNMPDSNARADTNNQKSFQDEDKNKPSGSSDVLLTALDKIIIHDQIPNQIVQLAIEACTDAENIAIAHHNRPCFKNIHSICAKTRSNVQKPDSAVANLHSQGIPWVIKNFIFSFVRILDGWKGVKELLSEKHDTFSRIENKYYSPNIRECFVQWQAVTKEMLTHIYKTYKCLDHGFTMEQKSFTHNYYATNSAAPRHQNQSKFQTVKPHVSTSRPVNASPQPFNAVQPPWVQNQNHSTSQTFNEGPWPVRAGVAFKKFPVVPPPNSHNFYPLNEQGDMDAYLKGPYKCDPCSFREAKPRQSWTITNMPDFRALENMCHAEQRELYNQMKHKMDAELGKAPGQPVMSGMLFDQMQRRDMELKAKMIPLSHVEKTLIPNIAPSVEMRGRYVQKNNSCGDTKEEADFFAAWGQMVQKEPSDFITHHSHNVQVPSNVVTIPNNISGPVQFIDPENDEYHEMSKVYMKPGSYKVPIKPADPTSPFMQGSSQEASFDNPLVEEMALKMKVPFPPVTLAPQPKYNLEAWPCLMPRRGDDILTDEHKLMSRPAMSGLDIRNAEPLEILTMMTSDRAWEAAKQSAPKLVDFIHEGSKSDTARLYDALGLSANDDLSNDLKQVKFTIENSDSWAARMGPHKFISQDAHSLWESSSANQDQSVLSNDSSKCLDSEPKSLESDEVSIPEKKQESKETRLNYDQTGNYVRGENQKKPSKPKVAASGMWYHPKKKKPLPAATVKKFEALLGNLAQLNEATFIQHDMDIKVAPRFYEVVKYPMCLHDISTKLKNSSYTEHEQVVQDFRRIFNNVRLYLKSYPDAAMKKNLNKTAAEFEKLLNEEFQNKWDSKSKSQENTEVDGSKKEDKEDAKSADNKTDSNKKSDSKTSDDKK comes from the exons ATGCAAGAGTATGGTGGGTCAAACAAAACTGACCACCGAGAGGGTGAGCGCGGACATCAAGATTTTCATCACTCCGTGATGCAGAAAGGCAACTATG ggTGCTCCAACAAAGAAATATCTGATTCTAACATGGCAACGTACTGCCGAGTGGCGACCGGCATCTACGAAGCAACGGCGGCTGACCAGCAGTACCAACAGAG ATACAACAACCCGTCGGCTCCAACTTTTAGTTCGCCTCCCAACTCCCCACTGGTGGGCTTAGTCTTTGATCCATCTTCGCCCAACTACAAGATGGACCGTAATTCTCACACAGATAGACGCTCACACAGCACTTGGTCTCTGTCGTACCAAGAACCCATAGGAACAGGCGCTAAGAAGAAAATTGTCAAGAGCCAGGATAAGAGACAAGTCTACAGCGCCGATCCCCGTTATCATGAGAGGTATAAAGACAGTAGTACCGAGACGGACCGACAAAAGAACAAAGATAGAAACCTTACATCGGAATCGACCTCGAGCCTCGATTTCTTCGTCGAAGGCGAACGTATGGTGTCAGAACTATGCAACATGCCTGACTCTAACGCAAGAGCTGATACCAATAATCAAAAATCATTTCAAGACGAGGACAAGAACAAACCTTCCGGATCATCCGACGTCCTTCTTACCGCTCTAGACAAAATCATAATTCACGATCAGATCCCAAACCAGATTGTGCAACTTGCTATTGAAGCTTGCACTGACGCTGAAAATATAGCCATTGCACATCATAACAGACCTTGCTTCAAAAATATACATTCGATTTGTGCAAAAACTAGATCCAATGTACAAAAACCGGATAGTGCCGTAGCCAACTTACACTCACAGGGCATACCGTGGGTCATCAAAAACTTTATATTCTCTTTCGTCAGAATTCTAGACGGCTGGAAAGGTGTTAAAGAACTTCTAAGTGAGAAACATGATACATTTTCTAGAATTGAAAACAAATATTACAGCCCTAATATACGTGAATGTTTCGTACAATGGCAGGCGGTTACCAAAGAGATGTTGACGCATATTTATAAGACCTATAAGTGTCTAGATCACGGTTTTACTATGGAGCAAAAGAGTTTTACTCACAATTACTACGCTACAAACTCTGCGGCCCCGCGCCATCAGAACCAGAGCAAGTTTCAGACGGTGAAACCACACGTTAGTACCTCAAGACCCGTCAACGCCTCTCCTCAACCGTTCAACGCAGTCCAACCGCCGTGGGTGCAGAACCAAAATCATTCAACCTCTCAGACTTTTAACGAAGGTCCGTGGCCGGTCAGAGCTGGAGTTGCCTTCAAGAAATTCCCTGTGGTGCCACCTCCGAACTCTCATAATTTTTATCCTCTGAATGAACAGGGTGATATGGATGCATATCTAAAAGGCCCGTACAAGTGCGACCCTTGCAGCTTTCGGGAAGCAAAACCTCGCCAATCTTGGACTATTACCAACATGCCTGACTTCCGAGCCTTAGAAAACATGTGCCATGCCGAGCAGAGAGAATTATACAACCAAATGAAACACAAAATGGATGCAGAGCTCGGTAAAGCTCCCGGTCAGCCAGTCATGAGCGGCATGTTGTTCGATCAGATGCAACGTCGAGACATGGAACTAAAAGCGAAAATGATACCTTTAAGTCATGTCGAGAAAACCTTAATACCAAACATAGCGCCCTCTGTCGAGATGCGAGGTCGGTACGTTCAGAAAAACAACAGCTGCGGTGACACAAAGGAAGAGGCTGATTTTTTTGCGGCGTGGGGTCAGATGGTCCAAAAAGAACCTAGCGATTTTATAACTCATCACTCGCACAACGTTCAAGTCCCGTCGAACGTTGTGACGATTCCAAATAATATCTCTGGCCCCGTGCAATTCATTGATCCTGAAAATGATGAGTATCACGAAATGTCGAAAGTTTATATGAAACCCGGAAGTTACAAAGTGCCTATAAAGCCAGCGGATCCTACGTCACCTTTTATGCAAGGATCGAGTCAAGAAGCATCGTTTGACAACCCTTTAGTGGAGGAGATGGCTTTAAAGATGAAGGTACCCTTTCCACCTGTTACGTTGGCACCACAGCCAAAGTACAACCTCGAAGCTTGGCCGTGCTTGATGCCGAGGCGTGGTGATGATATTTTAACAGACGAGCACAAGCTAATGTCGAGACCCGCGATGTCTGGCCTGGATATTAGAAACGCCGAACCCTTGGAAATCCTAACTATGATGACGTCTGATCGCGCCTGGGAAGCAGCTAAACAATCAGCTCCCAAGCTTGTAGACTTCATCCATGAAGGATCCAAGTCGGATACTGCGAGGTTGTACGATGCTTTAGGGTTGAGTGCTAACGACGATCTCTCCAATGATTTAAAACAAGTTAAATTCACAATAGAAAACAGTGACTCCTGGGCCGCTAGGATGGGACCTCACAAATTCATTTCGCAGGACGCGCATAGTTTGTGGGAGAGCTCTTCAGCAAACCAAGACCAATCAGTTCTGAGTAATGATTCTAGCAAGTGTCTTGATTCGGAGCCGAAATCTCTTGAATCCGACGAGGTTTCTATTCCAGAGAAGAAACAAGAGTCGAAAGAAACTCGTTTAAATTATGATCAAACTGGAAACTATGTTAGAGGAGAGAATCAAAAGAAACCATCGAAACCCAAGGTGGCTGCTTCCGGGATGTGGTACCACCCCAAAAAGAAGAAGCCATTGCCCGCTGCTACTGTCAAAAAGTTTGAGGCGTTGCTTGGGAACCTGGCTCAACTGAACGAGGCAACTTTCATCCAGCATGACATGGACATAAAAGTG GCCCCCAGATTCTATGAGGTAGTGAAGTATCCGATGTGCCTGCACGATATCTCTACGAAGCTCAAGAATTCTTCATACACGGAGCATGAGCAAGTGGTTCAGGACTTCAGGCGTATTTTCAACAACGTTCGTCTCTACCTAAAG TCTTACCCAGATGCCGCTATGAAAAAGAATCTGAACAAGACAGCAGcagaatttgaaaaattgcTTAACGAAGAGTTTCAGAACAAATGGGACAGTAAATCCAAGTCTCAGGAAAACACAGAAGTAGACGGTAGTAAAAAGGAAGACAAAGAAGACGCTAAAAGTGCAGATAATAAAACGGACTCAAATAAGAAATCAGACTCGAAAACTAGCGATGACAAGAAGTAA